In one Acidimicrobium ferrooxidans DSM 10331 genomic region, the following are encoded:
- a CDS encoding Type 1 glutamine amidotransferase-like domain-containing protein, whose amino-acid sequence MSTDGPRIALVGSGEYLPAMAPLEASLIGRGRNYVQIPLAAGQESDERFAYWVDLGREQAARLGVTAHTVLARSRADADDPRWARLVAGADLVYLSGGNPFHLASSLRGSRLWSAIVDALGRGVALAGCSAGAMVLGGLIGSLRSPTQHAEPGLGVLPGTSILPHFDRARHWMPTELGAVAGAERTIGIDELTALVGEGTTFRPWGTGRCWVVEGTSTTPISDAIDLPVVIPAT is encoded by the coding sequence GTGTCGACTGACGGCCCACGCATCGCCCTGGTGGGATCGGGCGAGTACCTCCCGGCGATGGCGCCCCTCGAAGCGTCGCTCATCGGTCGGGGTCGCAACTACGTCCAGATTCCGCTCGCGGCTGGCCAAGAGAGCGATGAACGCTTCGCCTACTGGGTCGACCTCGGACGTGAGCAGGCCGCGCGCCTCGGCGTCACGGCGCACACGGTCCTCGCACGCTCCCGAGCCGACGCCGACGACCCTCGCTGGGCACGTCTCGTCGCCGGTGCCGATCTCGTCTACCTCTCGGGGGGCAACCCATTCCACCTCGCCAGCAGCCTTCGCGGAAGCCGGTTGTGGTCGGCGATCGTCGACGCGCTCGGTCGCGGTGTGGCGCTGGCGGGCTGCTCAGCCGGGGCGATGGTGCTCGGCGGCCTCATCGGATCGCTGCGCTCACCCACGCAGCACGCCGAGCCCGGGCTCGGTGTGCTGCCGGGGACCAGCATTCTGCCCCACTTCGATCGAGCTCGGCATTGGATGCCGACCGAGCTGGGGGCCGTCGCCGGCGCCGAACGAACGATCGGCATCGACGAACTCACCGCGCTCGTCGGCGAGGGCACGACGTTTCGTCCCTGGGGAACCGGGCGCTGCTGGGTCGTCGAGGGGACCTCGACGACACCGATCTCCGACGCCATCGACCTGCCCGTCGTCATCCCCGCCACGTAG
- a CDS encoding DUF1707 SHOCT-like domain-containing protein, with protein MSDFDEVRCSQADRDAVEEVLRSAFQEGRLDPMEFEERLEHLHVARTYRDLGALVTDVPHALPFLPPVTAPGTLPVAAEAPVRVQRRHRTHVLRTVLLVYAAVLFIGTAPWMVRPMLLMVVAFAWMGWMAFRILPRLGRSSLWGRRRW; from the coding sequence GTGAGCGACTTCGACGAGGTGCGGTGTTCGCAAGCAGACCGCGATGCGGTCGAAGAGGTGCTGCGCTCAGCGTTTCAAGAGGGCCGGCTCGATCCCATGGAGTTCGAAGAGCGACTCGAGCATCTCCACGTCGCGCGGACCTACCGTGATCTCGGCGCACTCGTGACCGACGTTCCGCACGCGCTCCCGTTCCTTCCCCCCGTTACGGCTCCGGGCACGCTCCCCGTGGCTGCGGAAGCTCCCGTACGGGTGCAGCGTCGCCATCGGACGCACGTTCTCAGGACGGTGCTCCTGGTGTATGCCGCCGTGCTGTTCATTGGAACGGCACCATGGATGGTGCGACCGATGCTCCTCATGGTCGTTGCGTTCGCCTGGATGGGGTGGATGGCGTTTCGCATCCTGCCGCGGCTCGGGCGCTCGTCGTTGTGGGGTCGTCGTCGCTGGTAG
- a CDS encoding recombinase family protein — MSEASGRVVGYVHVSSVDRSVERQLVGVHTDRVFVDHVSGARVDRPALRDLIAYLREGDEVVVHSLDRSARNLDDLRALVPQLNDKGVTVRFVTDNMAVRPGHSDPLSTLRLSVAGVLAH, encoded by the coding sequence GTGAGCGAGGCCTCAGGGCGGGTCGTCGGCTACGTTCATGTGAGTTCGGTTGATCGGTCGGTCGAGCGCCAGCTGGTCGGCGTCCACACCGACCGTGTCTTCGTGGACCACGTCTCCGGCGCTCGGGTCGACCGCCCGGCCCTGCGCGACCTCATCGCCTACCTCCGCGAGGGCGACGAGGTCGTCGTCCACTCGCTGGATCGTTCGGCGCGCAACCTCGACGACCTGCGAGCCCTCGTCCCCCAGCTCAATGACAAGGGCGTCACGGTCCGCTTCGTCACGGATAACATGGCCGTCCGACCTGGCCACTCCGACCCGCTCTCCACCTTGCGCCTGTCCGTCGCGGGCGTGCTCGCTCACTGA
- a CDS encoding acetate--CoA ligase, translating into MSEPMPELPPMVRTAELVEPSLSPSGRLPVSNVDEFRALYERSIEDLGGYWRSVAATFEWIDGFDEAPALEGSLADGFRFFAGARMNVSVNCIDRHARREPERVAIRWIGEDGAERSWTYQELASETARMAAALTDLGVTKGDVVAIFLPNLLETFAAVHACYRIGAIYNIIFSGFSAQALFDRIVDTGAKVVITADGTYRRGRRIPLKETLDGILDRLPSVRNVIVVRRLGDGEVPMQPGRDHAWDELIAAHPDGAEPVPVEANEPGFIIYTSGTTAKPKGLVHAGVGFLIGTYHNVQWALDLGPEDVYWCTADTGWLTFPIFELVGGLAAGATMLAYEGALDYPEPDRAYDIIERYRVTKVFTAPTFLRMLARAGASWAERHDLSSLRLISLVGEPLDATTWHWVREHVGTGTVEINNTYGQSETGSAWTSSAVGITPAKPGSCGMALPGHRFDVVDDEGATVGRDRVGYLLLTAPFPTLARSIWGDPARYRAQYFTRFGAERYDTADAALLDHDDHVWVVGRVDGVINVAGHRLSTMEMESALLLVPGVAEAAVVGVSDALKGQVPVAFVTVAAGATGVDEATCAAALEREIGPIARPGAVYVLSTMPRTRSGKIVRRLLAELVVDGKATGDVTGLEDPEVLARIQAELARGA; encoded by the coding sequence ATGAGCGAGCCAATGCCAGAGCTACCCCCGATGGTGCGAACCGCCGAACTGGTGGAGCCGTCCCTGTCACCGTCTGGTCGACTGCCGGTCTCGAACGTCGACGAGTTCCGAGCGCTCTACGAACGCTCGATCGAGGATCTCGGGGGCTACTGGCGTTCGGTTGCAGCCACGTTCGAGTGGATCGATGGGTTCGACGAAGCCCCCGCCCTCGAGGGCAGCCTTGCCGATGGATTTCGGTTCTTTGCCGGGGCTCGTATGAACGTGAGCGTGAACTGCATCGATCGCCATGCGAGGCGCGAGCCAGAGCGCGTGGCGATTCGGTGGATCGGGGAGGATGGCGCCGAGCGCAGCTGGACGTACCAGGAGCTCGCCTCCGAGACCGCACGCATGGCGGCCGCGCTCACTGATCTCGGCGTGACGAAGGGCGACGTCGTCGCGATCTTCCTGCCGAACCTGCTCGAGACGTTCGCCGCGGTCCACGCGTGCTACCGGATCGGCGCCATCTACAACATCATCTTCTCTGGCTTCTCGGCGCAAGCGCTGTTCGATCGCATCGTCGATACCGGGGCCAAGGTGGTGATCACCGCAGACGGCACCTACCGCCGGGGGCGGCGTATCCCATTGAAGGAGACCTTGGACGGCATCCTGGATCGGTTGCCGTCGGTGCGCAACGTCATCGTCGTGCGTCGGCTCGGCGACGGTGAGGTCCCGATGCAACCGGGGCGCGATCACGCATGGGACGAACTCATCGCCGCGCATCCGGACGGAGCGGAGCCGGTGCCGGTCGAGGCGAACGAGCCGGGCTTCATCATTTACACCTCGGGCACGACGGCCAAACCCAAGGGGCTCGTGCACGCAGGCGTGGGCTTTCTCATCGGGACCTACCACAACGTCCAGTGGGCGCTCGACCTCGGGCCGGAGGACGTGTACTGGTGCACCGCAGACACCGGATGGCTGACCTTCCCGATCTTCGAGCTCGTCGGTGGCCTCGCCGCCGGGGCGACGATGCTGGCCTACGAAGGTGCGCTGGACTATCCGGAGCCCGATCGCGCCTACGACATCATCGAGCGCTACCGCGTCACGAAGGTCTTCACCGCCCCGACGTTCTTGCGCATGCTCGCGAGAGCGGGCGCGAGCTGGGCAGAGCGCCACGATCTCTCGTCGCTGCGTCTGATCTCGCTCGTCGGCGAGCCGCTCGACGCGACGACCTGGCACTGGGTGCGTGAGCACGTTGGCACGGGCACTGTGGAGATCAACAACACCTACGGACAATCCGAGACCGGTTCGGCGTGGACCTCGAGTGCCGTGGGCATCACGCCCGCCAAGCCCGGGTCGTGCGGGATGGCGCTCCCTGGTCATCGGTTCGACGTCGTCGACGATGAAGGCGCAACGGTGGGTCGAGACCGAGTCGGCTACCTGCTGCTCACGGCGCCGTTCCCGACGCTGGCGCGGTCGATCTGGGGGGATCCGGCGCGCTATCGGGCGCAGTACTTCACGCGCTTCGGTGCGGAACGCTACGACACCGCCGACGCCGCCCTCCTCGATCACGATGACCACGTCTGGGTCGTCGGCCGCGTCGATGGTGTCATCAACGTCGCGGGACACCGACTCTCGACGATGGAGATGGAGAGTGCGCTCCTCCTCGTACCGGGTGTGGCCGAGGCGGCAGTCGTCGGGGTCAGTGACGCACTGAAGGGCCAGGTCCCCGTCGCCTTCGTGACGGTTGCCGCCGGCGCCACCGGTGTCGACGAGGCCACGTGTGCTGCGGCGCTCGAGCGCGAGATCGGTCCGATCGCGCGCCCTGGCGCGGTGTACGTCCTGTCGACGATGCCGCGGACTCGATCGGGCAAGATCGTGCGCCGCCTGCTCGCCGAACTGGTCGTCGATGGCAAGGCGACCGGTGATGTCACCGGCCTCGAGGACCCCGAGGTCCTTGCCCGGATCCAGGCCGAACTGGCGAGGGGAGCATGA
- a CDS encoding DMT family transporter, whose protein sequence is MNHLDHRQRTLGIIALAGASAIWGGMYVATAALMRQTPPLVVLELREAIAGLILVPIAWRSGRLRIARGDLALAAAIGIVGFTVSIGLQLEGTHIAGAALGSLITASSPVLIALLGRVWLRERLPWPKLVAILVAVGGVALIAGHPPGGPQVEPGIIDLAGAALAWAIYTVGSAHLTRRYDALGVLAIACIVGSVTSLPFALASASHAAHPLPTTLVAWLEVAYISIAGMALAFFLWNWGFGRVDAAVGGSMLLFQPLVGVVLGIVLLAEPITLTLVFGGFLVVAGVSGAVAIATPRVQLATNASPEAPQSGIRT, encoded by the coding sequence ATGAACCACCTCGACCACCGTCAGCGAACGCTCGGCATCATCGCCCTCGCTGGTGCCTCGGCGATCTGGGGCGGCATGTACGTCGCGACCGCCGCCCTCATGCGCCAGACCCCGCCACTCGTCGTCCTCGAGCTGCGCGAGGCGATCGCAGGTTTGATCCTGGTTCCGATCGCATGGCGATCAGGGCGGTTGCGCATCGCTCGCGGCGACCTCGCCCTTGCGGCAGCGATCGGCATCGTGGGTTTCACCGTCTCGATCGGCCTGCAGCTCGAAGGCACGCACATCGCTGGGGCCGCACTCGGTTCGCTCATCACCGCATCGTCGCCGGTGCTCATTGCGCTCCTCGGGAGGGTCTGGCTGCGGGAGCGACTCCCATGGCCCAAGCTCGTGGCGATCCTCGTCGCCGTCGGGGGTGTGGCGCTCATCGCCGGCCATCCGCCAGGGGGACCCCAGGTCGAGCCCGGGATCATCGACCTCGCAGGGGCGGCCCTCGCTTGGGCGATCTACACGGTCGGATCGGCGCACCTGACCCGCCGCTACGACGCCCTCGGAGTCTTGGCGATCGCCTGCATCGTCGGCTCCGTGACGAGCCTCCCCTTCGCACTGGCGTCGGCCAGCCACGCAGCGCATCCGCTCCCGACGACGCTCGTGGCGTGGCTCGAAGTCGCCTACATCTCCATCGCAGGAATGGCGCTCGCCTTCTTCCTCTGGAACTGGGGGTTCGGTCGAGTCGATGCCGCCGTCGGGGGATCCATGCTGCTCTTCCAGCCGCTCGTGGGCGTCGTCCTCGGCATCGTACTGCTCGCAGAACCGATCACTCTCACCCTGGTGTTCGGCGGCTTCCTCGTCGTCGCCGGCGTCTCAGGAGCCGTGGCGATCGCCACACCGAGAGTCCAGCTTGCGACGAACGCGTCACCTGAGGCACCCCAGTCGGGGATTCGCACGTAG
- the queF gene encoding preQ(1) synthase, with protein MDDSITLQALGSSRQTYAYDDPDPSVLETFPTPQPSGGLVIRLFALEFTSLCPVTGQPDYGQLDIVYVPGPRCVESKSLKLYLMRFRNHGAFHEACVAQVAQDLASVLAPRYLRVIGRFNARGGIAIWPLREVVADHEDPAALRALVDLDNGARP; from the coding sequence GTGGACGACTCGATCACGCTGCAGGCACTGGGTTCATCGCGGCAGACGTATGCCTACGACGACCCTGACCCATCTGTGCTCGAGACCTTCCCGACGCCACAGCCCTCCGGCGGGCTCGTCATCCGGCTCTTCGCCCTCGAGTTCACGAGCCTGTGTCCGGTGACCGGCCAGCCCGACTATGGCCAGCTCGACATCGTCTACGTGCCGGGGCCTCGTTGCGTCGAGTCGAAGAGCCTCAAGCTCTACCTCATGCGCTTTCGGAACCACGGAGCCTTCCATGAGGCCTGCGTCGCGCAGGTCGCGCAGGATCTTGCCTCCGTCCTCGCTCCTCGCTATCTTCGGGTAATCGGCCGCTTCAACGCGCGCGGAGGCATCGCGATCTGGCCGCTCCGTGAGGTCGTCGCCGACCACGAGGACCCGGCTGCCCTCCGAGCGCTCGTCGATCTGGACAACGGAGCGCGTCCATGA
- a CDS encoding glutamate decarboxylase, with protein MIRLARRHSSPRRHTFSKDLPINPLFVRELTEGVPRARLRSDGLGPDLAYQVIHDEIAMDGNARLNLATFVTTWMEPQADRLYAEAVDKNMIDKDEYPQTAAIEGRCVRMLADLWHAPDPDTTIGVSTTGSSEACMLAGLALKRRWQIARRATGAPTDRPNIVVSSAVQVVWEKFANYFEVEPRYVPVTPEHPTLDADGVLAAVDERTIGVVPILGVTYTGVYEPVAEIARALDELYERTGLDIPIHVDGASGGFVAPFLEPQLDWDFRLPRVVSINASGHKFGLVYPGLGWVVWRQATDVPEELIFRVAYLGGDMPTLALNFSRPGAQVLLQYYTFLRLGREGFTAVHASAQRVARMIADELASLGPFEVIGDGRDIPVVAWRLRPGEVRPWDLNHLSHELRAYGWQVPAYPMPDAMSDVTVMRAVVRSEFSADMATLFLDDLAECVEVLERHGTPPPVHPTVRESFHH; from the coding sequence ATGATCAGGTTGGCTCGACGGCACTCGTCACCACGGCGACACACGTTCTCGAAGGACCTCCCGATCAATCCGCTCTTCGTCCGCGAGCTCACCGAGGGTGTACCACGTGCACGGCTGCGGAGCGATGGTCTCGGTCCCGACCTCGCTTACCAGGTGATTCACGACGAGATCGCGATGGATGGCAACGCGCGCCTCAACCTTGCGACCTTCGTGACCACGTGGATGGAGCCGCAAGCCGATCGTCTCTATGCCGAGGCGGTCGACAAGAACATGATCGACAAGGACGAGTACCCGCAGACGGCAGCGATCGAGGGTCGCTGTGTTCGGATGCTCGCCGATCTGTGGCATGCGCCCGATCCCGACACCACGATCGGTGTCTCCACCACGGGTTCGTCAGAGGCGTGCATGCTCGCAGGCCTCGCGCTCAAGCGGCGTTGGCAGATCGCCCGTCGCGCCACGGGGGCGCCGACGGATCGGCCGAACATCGTCGTGAGCTCCGCCGTGCAGGTGGTGTGGGAGAAGTTCGCTAACTACTTCGAGGTCGAGCCTCGTTACGTTCCGGTCACGCCCGAGCACCCGACGCTGGACGCCGACGGGGTACTCGCGGCGGTGGACGAGCGCACGATCGGTGTCGTGCCGATCCTTGGCGTGACGTACACGGGGGTCTACGAGCCGGTCGCCGAGATCGCGCGTGCCCTCGACGAGCTCTACGAGCGTACGGGTCTCGACATCCCGATCCACGTCGACGGCGCCTCGGGCGGGTTTGTCGCGCCGTTCCTCGAGCCACAGCTCGACTGGGACTTCCGCCTACCGCGAGTCGTCTCGATCAACGCATCGGGCCACAAGTTCGGGCTCGTCTATCCCGGACTCGGCTGGGTCGTATGGCGCCAAGCGACGGACGTTCCCGAAGAGCTGATCTTTCGTGTCGCCTATCTCGGCGGTGACATGCCGACGCTGGCGCTGAACTTCTCTCGCCCGGGGGCGCAGGTGCTCCTGCAGTACTACACCTTCTTGCGACTGGGCCGCGAGGGCTTCACCGCCGTGCACGCGAGTGCCCAACGAGTCGCTCGCATGATCGCCGACGAGCTGGCATCGCTCGGACCGTTCGAGGTGATCGGCGACGGGCGTGACATCCCTGTCGTGGCGTGGCGTCTGCGGCCAGGTGAGGTGCGACCGTGGGACCTCAATCACCTCTCACACGAGCTGCGCGCTTATGGGTGGCAGGTGCCGGCCTATCCCATGCCTGATGCGATGAGCGACGTCACGGTGATGCGCGCCGTGGTGCGCAGCGAGTTCTCCGCGGACATGGCAACGCTGTTCCTCGATGACCTCGCCGAGTGTGTCGAGGTGCTCGAGCGCCACGGGACCCCGCCGCCAGTGCATCCGACCGTGCGGGAGTCCTTCCACCACTGA
- a CDS encoding CopG family transcriptional regulator — MSSKIEEILAEEGAAAEQHDLADTMPTDITVARPNLTRPTVVSVRLSADEHARLQRAAAQEHLPVSTLLRIWALDRLRTEEGGGELSVAERLRRLEQAVFQHTV; from the coding sequence ATGAGCAGCAAGATCGAGGAAATCCTGGCTGAAGAGGGGGCAGCGGCGGAGCAGCACGACCTCGCCGACACGATGCCCACGGACATCACGGTCGCACGGCCCAACCTCACTCGCCCAACCGTGGTGTCGGTACGGTTGTCCGCTGACGAGCATGCCCGGCTCCAACGGGCCGCCGCTCAGGAGCACCTACCAGTCTCCACGCTGCTCCGCATCTGGGCACTCGATCGGCTCCGCACCGAGGAGGGAGGGGGCGAGCTGAGCGTCGCCGAGCGCCTCCGTCGGCTCGAGCAGGCCGTATTCCAGCACACCGTGTAG
- a CDS encoding type II toxin-antitoxin system death-on-curing family toxin: MTVRYLDLADYAVVVQATLGLDEATVRSILAGPAGQLADSALAAPRAGLGGVEAYPTVPTKAAVLLERLVANHPLPNGNKRCAVVTTELFVRLNGHVLLASDNELEDLVWKVAEGAIDRETLAHHLRAFVAATVHSRPWHSSPGSR; encoded by the coding sequence GTGACGGTCCGCTACCTCGACCTCGCCGACTACGCCGTCGTCGTGCAGGCCACGCTCGGCCTCGACGAGGCCACGGTAAGGTCGATCCTCGCTGGCCCGGCAGGTCAACTCGCTGACTCAGCGCTCGCAGCGCCTCGAGCCGGCCTCGGGGGCGTGGAGGCCTACCCGACCGTGCCTACCAAGGCCGCGGTGCTGCTTGAGCGCCTGGTCGCCAACCACCCACTCCCCAACGGCAACAAGCGCTGTGCGGTCGTGACGACGGAGCTGTTTGTCCGGCTCAACGGCCACGTGCTGCTGGCGTCCGACAACGAGCTCGAGGACCTCGTCTGGAAGGTCGCCGAGGGAGCCATCGACCGTGAGACGTTGGCCCACCACCTGCGAGCCTTCGTCGCCGCGACCGTCCACTCCCGACCGTGGCACTCGTCTCCTGGCTCACGCTGA
- the dnaE gene encoding DNA polymerase III subunit alpha — MRSFVHLHTHTEYSMLDGASRINDLLRAAAADGQPALAITDHGNLYGALEFYKAATRTGVRPIIGLEAYMAGGSRFERPQRRGRLDDTGGESERGEKLYYHLTLLAENETGYHNLIQLSSRAFLEGYYYKPRIDFELLEEHREGLIALTGCLGGLVLQHLLRGDEEGARTVAGTLREILGPDNVFVELQDHGLAEQRRTNPQLLELAKHLGLRTVATNDSHYTHREDHETHDALLCVQTGATINDQNRFRFEGSEHYLKSAEEMRERFREVPEACDATLDIAERCSLELTFGQPALPEIDIPVRITGATYDERAGEYLAELVWQGARARYGNDLDETTSERIRYELSVIESMGFPGYFLVVWDLIRHAREAHIRVGPGRGSAAGSVVAYCLGITQIDPLAYDLIFERFLNPGRKQMPDIDMDFDERYRGEMIRYAAERYGHDHVAQIVTFSTIKARAAVRDAARVLGYPYAVGDKIAKAMPPLVMGRDTPLAACLELTPGHEDGYAQAAALREMVESDPDVARVVQVAKGLEGLRRQDGIHAAAVVISRDPLTEYLPIQRKPDPGQDPSEAPIVTQFEMHGVEELGLLKMDFLGLRTLSVIDRAVELIRATRGVDLDIDAIALDDEATFAMLRAGDAIGVFQLEGGPMRQLMRQLAPSRFEDVAALVALYRPGPMAANMHVDYADRKNGRKPVSYLHPDLEPVLRDTYGLMIYQESMMRVAQQIAGYSLEEADNLRKACGKKIRTLIAAEREKFIAGCVASGYGPELGTALFDIIEPFADYAFNKSHAFGYGLVSYQTAYLKANFPVQFLAAILTSVRDDKDKLAVYLADAAAHHIAVLVPDVNASDVDFSVTSGPEGEQIRFGLAAVRNVGEGLVRSIIDERTRSGPFTSFADFLLRVDASVLNRRTLESLIKAGAFDSFGHPRRALYEALEGALERVNERRRQRDRGLGSLFEEPSEDESVVPDLRLDIGSVEWSTPELLAFERDMLGLYVSAHPMHGVNVDRLGRDVTPILDLIEADTPPGEPVTVVGAITALAQRTTRKGDLMATLRLEDLQAGIEVMVFPKTMADHGLHLKQDAIVAITGRIDGREDGRTLVALAIEPVDTAALTSDDAADGATDAVVLRLPKRLAVPDSLVRLRNVLADHVGTARAVLDIEGMRFELASTSVRPGSSLVGHLRNVFGDQVRVD; from the coding sequence GTGCGCTCGTTCGTCCACCTCCACACTCACACCGAGTACTCCATGCTCGACGGCGCGTCGCGCATCAACGATCTCCTGCGTGCCGCAGCCGCCGACGGCCAGCCCGCCCTCGCGATCACCGACCACGGCAACCTCTACGGTGCGCTCGAGTTCTACAAGGCCGCCACACGCACCGGCGTGCGCCCCATCATCGGCCTCGAGGCCTACATGGCGGGGGGCTCCCGGTTCGAGCGCCCGCAACGTCGCGGACGCCTCGACGACACGGGCGGCGAGAGCGAGCGAGGTGAGAAGCTCTACTACCACCTCACGCTGCTCGCGGAGAACGAGACCGGTTACCACAACCTCATCCAGCTCTCCTCGCGTGCGTTCCTCGAGGGCTACTACTACAAGCCCCGCATCGACTTCGAGCTCCTCGAGGAGCACCGCGAGGGACTCATCGCGCTCACCGGGTGTCTCGGTGGGCTCGTCCTCCAGCACCTCCTTCGCGGCGACGAGGAGGGAGCGCGCACGGTCGCCGGAACGCTGCGCGAGATCCTCGGCCCGGACAACGTCTTCGTCGAGCTCCAAGATCACGGGCTGGCCGAACAGCGCCGAACCAACCCCCAACTCCTCGAGCTCGCCAAGCACCTCGGGCTGCGGACCGTGGCCACCAACGACTCCCACTACACGCACCGCGAGGACCACGAGACCCACGATGCGCTGCTGTGCGTCCAGACCGGCGCGACCATCAACGACCAGAATCGCTTCCGCTTCGAGGGATCGGAGCACTACCTCAAGAGCGCCGAGGAGATGCGTGAGCGCTTCCGCGAGGTGCCCGAGGCCTGTGACGCGACCCTCGACATCGCCGAGCGCTGCTCGTTGGAGCTGACCTTTGGCCAGCCGGCGCTTCCCGAGATCGACATCCCGGTCCGGATCACGGGTGCGACCTACGACGAGCGCGCAGGTGAGTACCTCGCCGAGCTGGTCTGGCAGGGCGCGCGGGCGCGCTACGGCAACGATCTCGACGAGACCACGAGCGAGCGGATTCGCTACGAGCTCTCCGTGATCGAGTCCATGGGCTTTCCGGGCTACTTCCTCGTGGTCTGGGACCTGATCCGTCATGCCCGCGAGGCTCACATTCGCGTCGGCCCGGGACGAGGTAGCGCGGCGGGCAGCGTGGTCGCTTACTGCCTCGGGATCACCCAGATCGATCCGCTCGCCTACGACCTCATCTTCGAGCGCTTCCTCAACCCAGGCCGCAAGCAGATGCCCGACATCGACATGGACTTCGACGAGCGCTACCGAGGCGAGATGATCCGCTACGCGGCCGAGCGCTACGGGCATGATCACGTCGCCCAGATCGTGACGTTCTCCACCATCAAGGCTCGAGCTGCCGTACGCGACGCCGCACGGGTCCTTGGCTACCCGTACGCCGTCGGCGACAAGATCGCCAAGGCGATGCCGCCGCTCGTCATGGGACGAGACACGCCGCTTGCTGCCTGCCTCGAGCTCACGCCCGGCCACGAGGACGGCTACGCTCAAGCGGCGGCCCTTCGCGAGATGGTCGAGAGCGATCCGGACGTGGCGCGGGTCGTCCAGGTCGCCAAGGGCCTCGAAGGCCTGCGGCGTCAGGACGGCATCCATGCAGCCGCGGTGGTGATCTCGCGTGACCCGCTGACGGAGTACCTGCCCATCCAACGCAAGCCCGATCCAGGCCAGGATCCATCCGAGGCACCCATCGTCACGCAGTTCGAGATGCATGGCGTGGAGGAACTCGGCCTCCTGAAGATGGATTTCCTCGGGCTGAGGACCCTCTCGGTCATCGATCGCGCCGTGGAGCTGATCCGGGCGACGCGGGGCGTCGACCTCGACATCGACGCCATCGCCCTCGACGACGAGGCCACCTTCGCGATGCTGCGCGCGGGTGACGCCATCGGTGTCTTCCAGCTCGAAGGCGGGCCGATGCGCCAGCTCATGCGCCAGCTCGCCCCGAGCCGCTTCGAGGACGTGGCCGCGCTCGTGGCCCTCTACCGTCCCGGCCCGATGGCGGCCAACATGCACGTCGACTATGCCGACCGCAAGAACGGCCGCAAGCCGGTGAGCTACCTGCACCCAGACCTCGAGCCGGTGCTCCGCGACACCTACGGCCTCATGATCTACCAAGAGTCGATGATGCGCGTCGCTCAGCAGATCGCGGGCTACTCCCTCGAGGAAGCCGACAACTTGCGCAAGGCCTGCGGCAAGAAGATCCGGACCCTCATCGCCGCCGAACGCGAGAAGTTCATCGCCGGTTGCGTCGCGAGCGGCTACGGACCCGAACTTGGTACCGCACTCTTCGACATCATCGAGCCCTTTGCGGACTACGCCTTCAACAAGAGCCACGCCTTCGGCTACGGGCTCGTCAGCTATCAGACGGCCTACCTGAAGGCCAACTTCCCCGTCCAGTTCCTCGCGGCCATCTTGACGAGTGTGCGCGACGACAAGGACAAGTTGGCCGTCTACCTCGCCGACGCCGCAGCCCACCACATCGCGGTCCTCGTGCCCGACGTCAACGCCTCCGACGTCGACTTCAGCGTCACGAGCGGTCCTGAGGGCGAGCAGATCCGTTTCGGCCTTGCTGCCGTGCGCAACGTCGGGGAGGGCCTCGTGCGCTCGATCATCGACGAGCGCACGCGAAGCGGTCCGTTCACGAGCTTTGCCGACTTCTTGCTGCGGGTCGATGCGAGCGTCCTGAACCGCCGCACCTTAGAGTCGCTCATCAAGGCCGGGGCCTTCGACTCGTTCGGACACCCACGGCGGGCCCTCTACGAAGCGCTCGAGGGCGCGCTCGAACGGGTCAACGAGCGGCGCCGCCAGCGCGACCGAGGCCTCGGGTCCCTCTTCGAAGAGCCCTCCGAGGACGAGAGCGTCGTCCCGGATCTGCGCCTCGACATCGGTTCGGTGGAGTGGAGCACGCCAGAGCTCCTCGCCTTCGAGCGCGACATGCTCGGGCTCTACGTCTCCGCGCACCCGATGCACGGCGTCAACGTCGACCGGCTCGGACGGGACGTCACCCCCATCTTGGATCTCATCGAGGCCGATACGCCTCCCGGCGAACCGGTGACGGTCGTCGGGGCGATCACAGCGCTCGCGCAACGGACGACGCGCAAGGGCGACCTCATGGCCACCTTGCGGCTCGAAGACCTGCAAGCTGGGATCGAGGTCATGGTGTTCCCGAAGACCATGGCAGATCACGGGCTGCACCTGAAGCAGGATGCCATCGTCGCGATCACCGGCCGTATCGACGGCCGCGAAGACGGCCGCACGCTGGTCGCGCTCGCCATCGAGCCCGTCGATACGGCCGCGCTCACCAGTGACGACGCGGCGGACGGCGCCACTGACGCGGTGGTGCTGCGACTGCCCAAGCGCCTCGCCGTCCCAGATTCGCTCGTTCGACTGCGTAACGTGCTCGCGGATCACGTCGGCACGGCGCGTGCGGTCCTCGACATCGAAGGCATGCGCTTCGAGCTCGCCAGCACCAGCGTCCGCCCCGGATCGAGCCTGGTGGGGCACCTGCGCAACGTGTTCGGAGATCAGGTCCGTGTCGACTGA